In Rana temporaria chromosome 3, aRanTem1.1, whole genome shotgun sequence, a single window of DNA contains:
- the WASL gene encoding neural Wiskott-Aldrich syndrome protein isoform X2, translating into MSNNNNAVNNRQSKRATTNCGSILLTVQENEALYSYLGKKCVTINSAVVQLYVSDRNSTWLKKCCGVVCLVKDNPQRSYFIRIYDIKDGRQLYEQELYYNFVYNSPRSYFHTFSGDACQLGLNFASEEEARRFRKGVTELLGRRPKKPGPSLPMATVDIKNPEITNRYSLQMNNIPFIKEKKKGKPKKKRLTKADIGTPSNFQHIGHVGWDPNTGFDVNNLDPELKKLFDLCGISEAQLKDKETSKVIYDFIEKTGGVEAVKNELRRQAPPPPPPSRGGPPPPPLHSSGPPPPPPPARGGIGKPPPPPSRAPTAAPPPPPPLRPGAAGPPPPPPNRVHPPSLPGYSSSAPSSPPPPPPPPMPGFGAPAPPPPPPPPGPPPPPGPPPLPGSAADSDQQMTTPGGGKTALLEQIRGGAQLKKVDGKENRPVSSGGRDALLDQIRQGIALKSRQEELDAAAPSTPTAPTGIVGALMEVMQKRSKAIHSSDTDEDEDDDEEFEDDDEWED; encoded by the exons acTATTAActcagctgttgtacaactttaTGTCTCGGATCGCAATTCCACATGGTTAAAGAAATGTTGTGGAGTAGTGTGCTTGGTAAAGGACAACCCGCAGAGATCCTACTTCATTAGAATATATGACATTAAG GATGGTCGGCAACTCTATGAGCAAGAGCTTTATTATAATTTTGTATATAATAGCCCAAGATCCTATTTCCACACGTTTTCTGGTGAT GCATGTCAACTTGGTCTTAATTTTGCAAGTGAAGAAGAAGCAAGAAGATTCAGAAAAGGAGTAACTGAATTACTTGGGAGAAGACCTAAAAAACCTG GGCCAAGTCTACCGATGGCAACAGTTGATATCAAAAACCCTGAAATTACTAACAGATACAGCCTACAAATGAATAACATTCCCTTtattaaagagaagaaaaaaggaaaacctAAGAAGAAGAGGCTCACTAAAGCAGACATTGGAACACCCAGCAATTTCCA gcACATTGGACATGTAGGCTGGGATCCAAACACTGGGTTTGAT gtaAACAATTTGGATCCAGAATTGAAAAAACTGTTTGACTTGTGTGGTATCTCTGAAGCGCAACTTAAAGATAAGGAAACTTCAAAGGTCATCTATGACTTCATTGAGAAAACAGGAGGCGTTGAAGCTGTAAAAAATGAGTTGCGCCGGCAGG ctccacctccaccaccaccttcaaggggtggccccccaccacctccaTTGCACAGCTCAGGTCCTCCACCACCCCCTCCTCCAGCAAGGGGTGGCATCGGTAAACCGCCACCACCTCCTTCCAGAGCTCCTACAGCTGCACCCCCACCACCTCCACCTCTTCGGCCTGGGGCAGCAGGACCACCACCTCCTCCACCTAACAGAGTGCATCCTCCGTCGTTGCCAGGTTACTCTTCATCTGCACCTTCtagtcctccaccccctcctcctcctccaatgccAGGATTTGGGGCACCTGCGCCACcgcctcccccacccccaccaggCCCTCCACCTCCTCCTGGTCCTCCACCTCTACCTGGATCTGCTGCAGATAGTGACCAACAGATGACAACTCCTGGTGGCGGCAAAACGGCTCTACTAGAGCAAATTAGGGGAGGAGCACAGCTAAAGAAAGTAGACGGTAAAGAAAATCGACCTGTGTCTTCCGGTGGACGAGATGCTCTTCTAGACCAAATACGACAGGGTATTGCGTTAAAGTCT AGGCAAGAGGAACTTGATGCTGCAGCACCTTCAACTCCCACAGCCCCTACAGGAATAGTGGGCGCTCTGATGGAAGTGATGCAGAAAAGGAGTAAGGCCATTCATTCTTCAG acactgatgaagatgaggatgatgatgaagaattTGAAGATGACGATGAATGGGAGGATTGA
- the WASL gene encoding neural Wiskott-Aldrich syndrome protein isoform X1: MSNNNNAVNNRQSKRATTNCGSILLTVQENEALYSYLGKKCVTINSAVVQLYVSDRNSTWLKKCCGVVCLVKDNPQRSYFIRIYDIKDGRQLYEQELYYNFVYNSPRSYFHTFSGDACQLGLNFASEEEARRFRKGVTELLGRRPKKPDKKRDPPNGPSLPMATVDIKNPEITNRYSLQMNNIPFIKEKKKGKPKKKRLTKADIGTPSNFQHIGHVGWDPNTGFDVNNLDPELKKLFDLCGISEAQLKDKETSKVIYDFIEKTGGVEAVKNELRRQAPPPPPPSRGGPPPPPLHSSGPPPPPPPARGGIGKPPPPPSRAPTAAPPPPPPLRPGAAGPPPPPPNRVHPPSLPGYSSSAPSSPPPPPPPPMPGFGAPAPPPPPPPPGPPPPPGPPPLPGSAADSDQQMTTPGGGKTALLEQIRGGAQLKKVDGKENRPVSSGGRDALLDQIRQGIALKSRQEELDAAAPSTPTAPTGIVGALMEVMQKRSKAIHSSDTDEDEDDDEEFEDDDEWED, encoded by the exons acTATTAActcagctgttgtacaactttaTGTCTCGGATCGCAATTCCACATGGTTAAAGAAATGTTGTGGAGTAGTGTGCTTGGTAAAGGACAACCCGCAGAGATCCTACTTCATTAGAATATATGACATTAAG GATGGTCGGCAACTCTATGAGCAAGAGCTTTATTATAATTTTGTATATAATAGCCCAAGATCCTATTTCCACACGTTTTCTGGTGAT GCATGTCAACTTGGTCTTAATTTTGCAAGTGAAGAAGAAGCAAGAAGATTCAGAAAAGGAGTAACTGAATTACTTGGGAGAAGACCTAAAAAACCTG aTAAAAAGCGAGATCCTccaaatg GGCCAAGTCTACCGATGGCAACAGTTGATATCAAAAACCCTGAAATTACTAACAGATACAGCCTACAAATGAATAACATTCCCTTtattaaagagaagaaaaaaggaaaacctAAGAAGAAGAGGCTCACTAAAGCAGACATTGGAACACCCAGCAATTTCCA gcACATTGGACATGTAGGCTGGGATCCAAACACTGGGTTTGAT gtaAACAATTTGGATCCAGAATTGAAAAAACTGTTTGACTTGTGTGGTATCTCTGAAGCGCAACTTAAAGATAAGGAAACTTCAAAGGTCATCTATGACTTCATTGAGAAAACAGGAGGCGTTGAAGCTGTAAAAAATGAGTTGCGCCGGCAGG ctccacctccaccaccaccttcaaggggtggccccccaccacctccaTTGCACAGCTCAGGTCCTCCACCACCCCCTCCTCCAGCAAGGGGTGGCATCGGTAAACCGCCACCACCTCCTTCCAGAGCTCCTACAGCTGCACCCCCACCACCTCCACCTCTTCGGCCTGGGGCAGCAGGACCACCACCTCCTCCACCTAACAGAGTGCATCCTCCGTCGTTGCCAGGTTACTCTTCATCTGCACCTTCtagtcctccaccccctcctcctcctccaatgccAGGATTTGGGGCACCTGCGCCACcgcctcccccacccccaccaggCCCTCCACCTCCTCCTGGTCCTCCACCTCTACCTGGATCTGCTGCAGATAGTGACCAACAGATGACAACTCCTGGTGGCGGCAAAACGGCTCTACTAGAGCAAATTAGGGGAGGAGCACAGCTAAAGAAAGTAGACGGTAAAGAAAATCGACCTGTGTCTTCCGGTGGACGAGATGCTCTTCTAGACCAAATACGACAGGGTATTGCGTTAAAGTCT AGGCAAGAGGAACTTGATGCTGCAGCACCTTCAACTCCCACAGCCCCTACAGGAATAGTGGGCGCTCTGATGGAAGTGATGCAGAAAAGGAGTAAGGCCATTCATTCTTCAG acactgatgaagatgaggatgatgatgaagaattTGAAGATGACGATGAATGGGAGGATTGA